The following are from one region of the Stigmatella ashevillena genome:
- a CDS encoding enoyl-CoA hydratase-related protein, protein MSTTLQTHDAGKIRTLTFNRPEKKNAFTQEMYEAATEALRTAEVDPAIHVVVLTGAGAAFTAGNDIGDFVRNPATGEHAPPLLFLKALVDQSKPVVAAVDGVAVGIGTTLLLHCDYVVASDRARFSMPFINLGLCPEGASSLLLPRQAGMALASELLLFGEPFDAATALRAGLINRVVPAAQLTEVVAERAQALAAKPVEALRVSKSLLREPLRAEVNAALRKEGIEFVKRLHSDEARETLMAFLNRKK, encoded by the coding sequence ATGTCCACCACTCTGCAGACACATGATGCCGGGAAGATCCGCACCCTCACTTTCAACCGGCCAGAGAAGAAGAACGCCTTCACCCAGGAGATGTACGAGGCCGCCACCGAGGCGCTGCGCACCGCGGAGGTGGACCCCGCCATTCACGTGGTGGTGCTCACCGGCGCGGGAGCTGCGTTCACCGCGGGCAATGACATCGGCGACTTTGTCAGAAACCCCGCCACGGGCGAGCACGCGCCCCCGCTCCTCTTCTTGAAGGCCCTGGTCGACCAATCCAAGCCGGTGGTGGCCGCGGTGGATGGAGTCGCGGTCGGCATCGGCACGACGCTGCTGCTGCACTGCGATTACGTGGTGGCCTCGGACCGGGCCCGCTTCTCGATGCCCTTCATCAACCTGGGCCTCTGCCCCGAGGGCGCCTCCAGCCTGTTGCTGCCGCGCCAGGCGGGCATGGCGCTGGCCTCGGAGCTGCTGCTGTTCGGCGAGCCCTTCGACGCGGCCACCGCCCTGCGCGCGGGCCTCATCAACCGGGTGGTCCCCGCCGCCCAGCTCACCGAGGTGGTGGCCGAGCGCGCCCAGGCCCTCGCCGCCAAGCCCGTCGAGGCGCTCCGGGTGAGCAAGAGCCTCCTGCGAGAGCCCCTGCGCGCCGAGGTGAACGCTGCGCTCCGCAAGGAGGGCATCGAGTTCGTCAAACGCCTGCACTCCGATGAGGCGCGCGAGACGCTGATGGCGTTCCTCAACCGCAAGAAGTAG
- a CDS encoding cupin domain-containing protein produces MRQPSAGPVLSISSVMTQPGVLETGTALRSSPPPRSPPLSAVPPMTAEALVEQLHVKLATHPFWEKPLLKACRRGHLSREDYALVFSQYALLLGSHTRFLHALVAQCETEPERIRLTQTLWEEVGLTPEKRPAALFRRFLKDGLGVNADSIRFQDATRYFVRECLDTCLGASQSSASAFVTLGMEALVPRLYSIFVDGLLQANVSDRYLPFFYWHMAASPGRISNLEALVLSHAHEPGWADTCLSAMERALELHGNFLENLFEAVQHRRLRPLLERIQARTPLTPEHPDPGTLHLEDLSNVLSFYQHAHEEEGIDFSVDRVPFPSEVLETNVVRVAPGHTTELREHAHEVLLVVMSGRGRIHVRGTEVEVKPGDAVFVPRWAANQARSLGPEALTLLTVTDHGFTRLAHDEEVLRAMKLKRATGVDL; encoded by the coding sequence ATGAGACAGCCCTCCGCCGGTCCGGTCCTCTCCATCAGCTCGGTGATGACGCAGCCTGGAGTTCTCGAGACAGGGACCGCTCTTCGTTCTTCCCCCCCGCCGCGCAGCCCCCCGCTGTCCGCCGTGCCGCCGATGACGGCGGAAGCCCTGGTGGAGCAGCTGCACGTGAAGCTCGCCACCCACCCCTTCTGGGAGAAGCCCCTGTTGAAGGCCTGCCGCCGTGGGCACCTCTCCCGCGAGGACTACGCGCTCGTCTTCTCACAATATGCACTGCTCCTGGGCTCTCACACGCGCTTCCTCCACGCGCTGGTGGCCCAGTGCGAGACCGAGCCGGAGCGCATCCGCCTCACGCAGACCCTCTGGGAGGAGGTGGGACTGACGCCCGAGAAGCGGCCCGCGGCCCTCTTCCGCCGCTTCCTGAAGGACGGACTGGGAGTGAATGCGGACAGCATCCGGTTCCAGGACGCCACGCGTTATTTCGTGCGCGAGTGCCTGGACACGTGCCTGGGGGCCTCGCAGTCCTCCGCCAGCGCCTTCGTGACGCTCGGCATGGAGGCGCTGGTGCCCCGGCTGTACAGCATCTTTGTCGACGGGCTGCTCCAAGCCAACGTGTCCGACCGGTACCTGCCCTTCTTCTACTGGCACATGGCGGCAAGCCCCGGCCGCATCAGCAACCTCGAGGCGCTGGTGCTCTCGCACGCGCACGAGCCGGGCTGGGCCGACACGTGCCTGAGCGCCATGGAGCGGGCGCTGGAGCTGCACGGCAACTTCCTGGAGAACCTCTTCGAGGCGGTGCAGCACCGCAGGCTGCGCCCGCTGCTGGAGCGCATCCAGGCACGGACGCCCCTCACCCCGGAGCACCCGGATCCGGGCACCCTGCACCTGGAGGATCTCTCCAACGTCCTGTCCTTCTACCAGCACGCACACGAGGAAGAGGGAATCGACTTCTCCGTGGACCGGGTGCCCTTTCCCTCCGAAGTCCTGGAGACGAACGTGGTGCGGGTGGCGCCCGGCCACACCACGGAGCTGCGCGAGCATGCTCACGAAGTCCTGCTGGTCGTGATGTCCGGGAGGGGTCGGATCCACGTGCGCGGCACCGAGGTGGAGGTGAAACCGGGAGATGCGGTTTTCGTCCCCCGCTGGGCGGCGAATCAGGCGCGCAGCCTGGGGCCGGAGGCGTTGACGTTACTCACAGTGACAGACCACGGCTTCACGCGCCTGGCTCACGACGAGGAAGTGCTCCGCGCGATGAAACTCAAGCGGGCCACGGGCGTGGACCTGTGA
- a CDS encoding phosphoribosyltransferase yields MRFRDRAEAGRRLAMLLRPYREEALQVFGLGGSGVRVGYEVARTLEAPLDIWVAQQVEAPAQPGLEVGAVSEGEGFFLDVDGVRAAAAPASELTRWMDGHAGEVALRAQRLRGIHSRWVPTGVTAVLVVDGIAAGDLRIHAALRGLRRQVPKRLLLAAPVGVAGELERLRVEADEVLCVQFSWELGSVAQAYEAFAPVQSSEVRQLLARARQWAPPPGEGVPEQGGGWM; encoded by the coding sequence ATGCGGTTTCGAGACCGGGCGGAGGCGGGCCGGAGGCTGGCGATGTTGCTGCGGCCGTACCGCGAGGAGGCCCTGCAGGTGTTCGGCTTGGGAGGCAGCGGGGTCCGCGTGGGCTACGAGGTGGCCCGGACGCTGGAGGCCCCCCTGGACATCTGGGTGGCCCAGCAGGTGGAGGCGCCGGCCCAGCCTGGGTTGGAGGTGGGGGCGGTGTCGGAAGGGGAGGGGTTCTTCCTGGATGTGGACGGGGTGCGCGCGGCCGCGGCGCCTGCCTCCGAGCTGACCCGGTGGATGGATGGGCATGCGGGCGAGGTGGCCCTCAGGGCGCAGCGCCTGAGGGGGATCCACTCCCGGTGGGTGCCCACGGGGGTGACGGCGGTGCTGGTGGTGGATGGCATCGCGGCGGGAGACTTGCGGATTCATGCGGCCCTGCGCGGGCTGCGGCGGCAGGTGCCCAAGCGGCTGCTGCTGGCGGCGCCCGTGGGCGTGGCAGGGGAGCTGGAGCGGCTCCGGGTGGAGGCGGACGAGGTGCTGTGCGTGCAGTTCTCCTGGGAGCTGGGCTCGGTGGCGCAGGCCTATGAGGCGTTTGCTCCGGTGCAGTCCTCCGAGGTGCGGCAGTTGCTGGCCCGGGCGCGGCAGTGGGCGCCACCGCCCGGAGAAGGGGTGCCGGAGCAGGGCGGTGGGTGGATGTGA
- the orn gene encoding oligoribonuclease: MTLSAPCFVWLDLEMTGLDPETCAIIEVGVIITGPDLVPLAEIERVIWQPEEALARMEPVVRDMHTRNGLLTKVRASSTSLRVAERDVMALVASYCALGEGILCGNSIHTDRRFLIRYMPMLERFLHYRMVDVTSLKVLSRAWYPEVFEPRKGSPGHTALADIRASITELSFYRDTFFRANPGSID; this comes from the coding sequence ATGACTTTGTCTGCCCCCTGTTTCGTCTGGCTGGACCTCGAGATGACGGGTCTAGACCCGGAGACGTGCGCCATCATCGAGGTTGGCGTCATCATCACCGGGCCCGATCTGGTGCCCCTCGCGGAGATTGAACGCGTCATCTGGCAGCCGGAGGAGGCCCTGGCGCGGATGGAGCCGGTGGTGCGGGACATGCACACGCGCAACGGGCTGCTCACCAAGGTGAGGGCCTCCAGCACGTCCCTGCGGGTGGCGGAGCGGGACGTGATGGCGCTGGTGGCGTCCTACTGCGCGCTGGGCGAGGGCATCCTCTGTGGCAACTCCATCCACACGGACCGGCGTTTCCTCATCCGGTACATGCCGATGCTGGAGCGGTTCCTCCACTACCGGATGGTGGATGTGACGAGCCTGAAGGTGCTGTCGCGGGCGTGGTACCCGGAGGTGTTCGAGCCCCGCAAGGGCAGCCCGGGGCACACGGCGCTGGCGGACATCCGCGCGAGCATCACGGAGCTGTCGTTCTACCGGGACACCTTCTTCCGGGCGAACCCGGGCTCCATCGACTGA
- a CDS encoding response regulator produces the protein MKRLLIVDDEAAIIEALQELLTDEGYSVATAFNGAEGLKRLKESRPDLLLLDLMMPVMDGRELLRRVREDPALQDLPVVVMSAGRISEEERRAASATLAKPFELDLLLSTLDAQLQGKASGT, from the coding sequence ATGAAGCGCCTGCTCATCGTGGATGACGAGGCCGCCATCATCGAAGCGCTCCAGGAGCTCCTCACCGACGAAGGGTACAGCGTGGCCACCGCCTTCAACGGCGCGGAGGGGCTCAAGCGGCTGAAGGAATCCCGGCCCGACCTGCTGTTGCTCGACCTGATGATGCCGGTGATGGATGGCCGGGAGCTCCTGCGCCGCGTGCGCGAGGACCCCGCGCTCCAGGATCTGCCCGTGGTGGTGATGAGCGCCGGCCGCATCTCCGAAGAGGAACGCCGGGCGGCCTCCGCCACGCTCGCCAAGCCCTTCGAGCTGGACCTGCTGCTGAGCACCCTCGACGCGCAACTCCAGGGCAAGGCCTCCGGCACCTGA
- a CDS encoding ATPase domain-containing protein — MSEAEIPNEPVPRIPSGVQGLDTLLGGGWLHGGTYIVTGASGTGKTVLGNQFCFAAIAGGARAVYVTVLSESHGQMLAHLQPMHFFHREAVGKTLHYISAHATLKTEGLTGLSRLLFRSVREYGAQVMVVDGLAALEEHAESRLAFREFIHSLCVHNALAGCTALLLTGPQENASDPKFTTVDGIIALETERRGLQCVRGIEIQKFRGGAQLSGKHSFHITHQGLRVFPRTEALYAAPAETVPEPERRMPFGIPRLDAMIDGGLVAHSSTLLFGSPGGGKTLLGLHFLAQGAQQGESCLYYGFNETAPRLVAKAAQVGLELEPLRNRGLLRFETRGALETLPDALVDDLLTQVDRFRPQRLLIDGLEPFVLGSAFERHRTAGFLTALTHALRERRITSAMTQQTNLLFGPELHTPLEGFESIVDNILFLRFVELRSQLHRTLSVLKMRESMSHPAMHLFSITSQGVDVTQTFESAEAVLTGQPSPLTSRPKRAKRKSLPKRPARRRGSS; from the coding sequence GTGAGCGAAGCAGAGATTCCCAACGAGCCTGTCCCACGTATCCCTTCGGGCGTCCAAGGCCTGGATACCCTGCTGGGCGGTGGGTGGTTGCACGGCGGGACGTACATCGTCACTGGGGCGTCGGGAACGGGGAAGACCGTGCTCGGCAACCAGTTCTGCTTCGCGGCCATCGCGGGCGGAGCCCGGGCCGTCTACGTCACGGTGCTCTCCGAGTCCCACGGGCAGATGCTGGCGCACCTCCAGCCCATGCACTTCTTCCACCGCGAGGCGGTGGGCAAGACGCTCCACTACATCAGCGCCCATGCGACGCTGAAGACCGAGGGGCTCACGGGCCTGAGTCGGCTGCTGTTCCGCTCGGTGCGAGAGTACGGGGCCCAGGTGATGGTGGTGGATGGGCTGGCCGCGCTGGAAGAGCACGCCGAATCCCGCCTGGCGTTCCGGGAGTTCATCCATTCGCTGTGTGTGCACAACGCGCTCGCCGGCTGCACCGCGCTGCTGCTCACCGGCCCGCAGGAGAACGCGTCGGATCCGAAGTTCACCACCGTGGACGGAATCATCGCGCTGGAGACGGAGCGCCGGGGCCTCCAGTGCGTGCGCGGCATCGAGATCCAGAAGTTCCGGGGGGGCGCGCAGCTGTCCGGCAAGCACTCCTTCCACATCACCCACCAGGGCCTGCGCGTCTTTCCCCGGACCGAAGCCCTCTATGCTGCCCCGGCAGAGACCGTCCCAGAGCCCGAGCGCCGCATGCCCTTCGGGATCCCCCGGCTGGACGCCATGATCGACGGCGGCCTGGTGGCGCACTCCTCCACCCTCCTCTTCGGCTCTCCCGGCGGTGGAAAGACACTGCTGGGGCTGCATTTCCTGGCACAGGGCGCCCAGCAGGGCGAATCCTGCCTCTACTACGGCTTCAACGAGACCGCTCCCCGGCTGGTGGCGAAGGCCGCCCAGGTGGGACTGGAGCTCGAGCCCTTGCGGAACAGGGGCCTGCTGCGGTTCGAGACACGGGGGGCCTTGGAGACGTTGCCGGATGCCCTGGTGGATGACCTGCTCACCCAGGTGGACCGCTTCCGCCCTCAGCGCCTCCTTATCGATGGCCTGGAGCCCTTCGTCCTGGGCAGCGCCTTCGAGCGCCACCGCACCGCCGGCTTCCTCACGGCGCTGACCCATGCGCTGCGCGAGCGCCGCATCACCTCGGCCATGACGCAGCAGACGAACCTCCTCTTTGGGCCCGAACTGCACACGCCGCTGGAGGGGTTCGAGTCCATCGTGGACAACATCCTCTTCCTGCGCTTCGTGGAGCTGCGCTCGCAGCTCCACCGCACACTCTCCGTGCTCAAGATGCGCGAGAGCATGAGCCACCCGGCGATGCACCTGTTCTCCATCACCTCCCAGGGCGTCGACGTGACGCAGACCTTCGAGAGCGCGGAGGCCGTCCTCACCGGCCAGCCCAGCCCCCTGACCTCCAGACCGAAGCGCGCCAAGCGGAAGTCCTTGCCCAAGCGTCCCGCTCGCCGACGGGGAAGCTCATGA
- a CDS encoding DUF2378 family protein has protein sequence MPLETSRRKEPVAFDQMMEGLLLHAMKGRLDGEARRRLLDIGVDMDQPLSSAYPLSVLIEAIRICADVLYPDRPRDEAWYLMGRRSLEGFGGTAMGRALFGMARVWGPRKLLGHMTRAFQTAINYARSHAADLPNGDVELTTEILPEYLDQASSRRLMDAHFLRGIIAQLVEVGGTRAPVLLMPPSGPVERRYVYHVKLSQAQPLPAPPPPPRE, from the coding sequence ATGCCCCTCGAGACGTCCCGCCGCAAGGAGCCCGTCGCATTCGACCAGATGATGGAGGGCCTGCTCCTTCACGCCATGAAGGGGCGGCTGGACGGTGAAGCCCGGCGGCGGCTGCTGGACATCGGCGTGGACATGGACCAGCCGCTGAGCAGCGCCTATCCCCTGTCGGTCCTGATTGAAGCCATCCGCATCTGCGCGGACGTGCTCTACCCGGACCGGCCCCGGGACGAGGCGTGGTACCTGATGGGGCGCCGGAGCCTGGAGGGCTTCGGCGGCACGGCGATGGGCCGGGCGCTCTTCGGAATGGCACGGGTGTGGGGGCCCCGGAAGCTGCTGGGCCACATGACGCGCGCCTTCCAGACGGCCATCAACTATGCGCGCTCCCACGCGGCGGACCTGCCCAATGGGGACGTGGAGCTGACGACGGAGATCCTCCCCGAGTACCTGGACCAGGCAAGCTCGCGGCGCCTGATGGATGCCCACTTCCTCCGGGGCATCATCGCTCAGCTGGTCGAAGTCGGCGGCACGCGCGCACCGGTCCTCCTGATGCCCCCTTCGGGTCCCGTGGAGCGCCGCTACGTCTACCACGTGAAACTCTCCCAGGCGCAGCCCCTGCCCGCCCCCCCTCCCCCTCCCCGTGAGTAA
- a CDS encoding GAF domain-containing protein, producing MRPEDPTRPDKAPSRQHAEEPGVLLVDDHPANLVALEAILSPLGVRLTKAPSGEQALRLLLSQEFAVILLDVQMAGLNGYETAALIKQRERTRNIPIIFLTAHGQDETEVLAGYAQGAVDYLRKPLSPDVLRSKVSVFIELFRAQNKVRYQADLLRHQEAQAREAATRSADYIARLQALTSLLAEATSVTQVVQALFEHGLVTLESNATSLCLLDPSRQELELVQMVGYPPEALKGLERIPLTYSVPLTDAVREGRSQWVSSRAESLARYPALSSSLLFPSMAALPLIVRGQAIGVLGLSFPQERTFSEDDRAFLNAVAHISAQAIDRARLYDEERLAHERVRNAAARLKVLAEATDAFSAANRDLPALFEAISHQVVRHMGDSSILHLLSASGDRMELASVRHVEPAHQAYLLQLMGAHPARFGEGLLGQVAQTGQSVLLPTVTPEELNGLLQAEYRDSLERIPIHTCLVVPLWAQGRVIGTLACARSTPGISFTQEELRLMEELAGKAAMSIENARLFQQQQRSQEELRRRTEFEQQLIGIVSHDLRNPLGAITMAAGLLRASPGLNERQLKAAQRIASSCERATRLIRDLLDFTQARLGTGIPLSRRPMDLHDITRHVVDEVLLTHPGRHVQVESSGEGGGEWDPDRIAQVLTNLLGNALAYSPAHTPVRVSTFGEPEGARLEVHNQGTPIPAELLPRLFEPLTRGSPGEALPSRSIGLGLYIVREILGGHGGTIEVASSEAAGTTFTVRLPRRSAT from the coding sequence GTGCGGCCGGAGGACCCCACCCGCCCTGACAAGGCCCCTTCCCGCCAGCACGCGGAGGAGCCAGGCGTCCTGCTGGTGGACGATCATCCCGCGAACCTCGTGGCCCTGGAGGCCATCCTCTCCCCGCTGGGCGTCCGTCTGACCAAGGCCCCCTCCGGTGAGCAGGCCCTGCGGCTGCTGCTCTCCCAGGAGTTCGCCGTCATCCTCCTGGATGTCCAGATGGCGGGGCTGAACGGGTACGAGACGGCCGCGCTCATCAAGCAGCGCGAGCGCACCCGCAACATCCCCATCATCTTCCTGACCGCTCACGGCCAGGATGAGACGGAGGTGCTCGCCGGCTACGCGCAAGGGGCGGTGGACTACCTGCGCAAGCCCCTGTCGCCCGACGTGCTGCGCTCGAAGGTCAGTGTCTTCATCGAGCTGTTCCGGGCCCAGAACAAGGTGCGCTACCAGGCGGACCTGCTGCGGCACCAGGAAGCCCAGGCGCGCGAGGCCGCCACGCGGTCCGCGGACTACATCGCCCGGCTCCAGGCGCTCACCTCCCTGCTGGCGGAGGCCACCTCCGTCACGCAGGTCGTCCAGGCGCTCTTCGAGCATGGGCTGGTGACCCTGGAGTCCAACGCCACCTCGCTGTGCCTGTTGGATCCCTCGCGGCAGGAGCTCGAGCTCGTCCAGATGGTGGGCTACCCCCCGGAGGCCCTGAAGGGGTTGGAGCGCATCCCCCTGACCTACTCCGTGCCCTTGACCGATGCCGTGCGAGAGGGCCGCTCCCAGTGGGTGTCCTCGCGCGCGGAGAGCCTGGCGCGCTACCCCGCCCTGAGCAGTTCACTGCTGTTCCCTTCCATGGCGGCCCTGCCCCTCATCGTCCGGGGACAGGCCATTGGCGTCCTCGGGCTGTCGTTCCCCCAGGAGCGTACCTTCAGCGAGGACGACCGGGCCTTCCTCAACGCCGTGGCCCACATCAGCGCCCAGGCCATCGACCGGGCGCGCCTGTACGACGAGGAGCGGCTGGCCCATGAGCGGGTGCGCAACGCCGCCGCGCGCCTCAAGGTGCTCGCCGAGGCCACCGACGCGTTCAGCGCCGCCAACCGGGACCTCCCCGCGCTGTTCGAGGCCATCTCCCACCAAGTGGTGCGGCACATGGGGGACTCGAGCATCCTCCACCTGCTCTCCGCGAGCGGAGACCGCATGGAGCTGGCCTCCGTGCGCCACGTCGAGCCCGCCCACCAGGCGTACCTCCTCCAGCTCATGGGGGCCCACCCCGCGCGGTTCGGCGAGGGGCTCCTGGGACAGGTGGCCCAGACGGGCCAGTCCGTGCTCCTCCCGACCGTCACCCCAGAGGAGCTGAACGGCCTCCTCCAGGCGGAGTACCGCGACTCGCTGGAGCGCATCCCCATCCACACCTGCCTCGTCGTGCCCCTGTGGGCCCAAGGGCGCGTCATCGGCACGCTGGCCTGCGCGCGCTCCACCCCGGGCATCTCCTTCACCCAGGAGGAGCTGCGGCTGATGGAGGAGCTGGCCGGCAAGGCGGCGATGTCCATCGAGAACGCGCGCCTCTTCCAGCAGCAGCAGCGCTCCCAGGAGGAGCTGCGCCGCCGCACCGAGTTCGAGCAGCAGCTCATCGGCATCGTGTCCCATGACCTACGCAACCCCCTGGGCGCCATCACCATGGCCGCGGGCCTGCTCCGGGCCAGCCCGGGGCTGAACGAGCGCCAGCTCAAGGCGGCCCAGCGCATCGCCTCCTCGTGCGAGCGCGCCACGCGCCTCATCCGGGACCTGCTGGACTTCACCCAGGCGCGCCTGGGCACCGGCATTCCCCTGAGCCGCCGCCCCATGGACCTGCACGACATCACGCGCCACGTGGTGGACGAGGTGCTGCTGACCCACCCGGGGCGGCACGTCCAGGTGGAGTCGAGCGGCGAGGGGGGGGGCGAGTGGGATCCAGACCGCATCGCCCAAGTGCTGACCAACCTGCTGGGAAACGCGCTGGCCTACAGCCCCGCCCATACCCCCGTGCGGGTGAGCACCTTCGGCGAACCCGAGGGCGCCCGGCTCGAGGTCCACAACCAGGGCACGCCGATTCCCGCCGAGCTCCTGCCCCGGCTCTTCGAGCCCCTCACCCGGGGCTCCCCCGGAGAGGCCCTGCCCAGCCGCAGCATCGGCCTGGGGCTCTACATCGTCCGCGAAATCCTCGGCGGCCATGGCGGAACCATCGAAGTGGCCTCCAGCGAGGCGGCCGGGACAACCTTCACGGTCCGTCTGCCCCGCCGCTCGGCCACCTGA